DNA from Mycobacterium bourgelatii:
CGGCCATGATGCCGATGAGTTCTTCGCGCGCCGGGTCATTCGGGAACAGGTCGAGCATGGCATCGAAAGTCGCCGCATGTCCCGGTCCCTGGGTCAGCCAGAACTTTGCCGGATCCGCGACCTGGTTGTGCCACATTCCCTGCGCGTGGCGGCGATAGACGGCCATGGTCTCGGGCAACATGGCGATCTCGCCGTGGGCCGCGTGCCGAACGTGCAGGTACCAGTCCAGCGGCATCACGTCGGCGGGAATGTCGTCGTAGCGATCCAAGCGGCGGTACATGGCCGAATTGGTCTGGATGAAGTTCATCAATATGAGGGCATCCAGGCTCAAGTTGCCGCGTTTGCGGACCGGGGGAAACGTGGAGTCCTCGGCGTAGCCGTCTTCCCAGATCACCCGCACCGGGTGAAAGCACACCGCAGTTTCCGGGTGCTGGTCAAGGAAGGCGACCTGTTTGCTCAGCTTCAGCGGGTCGATCCAGTAGTCGTCCGACTCGCACAACGCGACGTACTCGCCGCGGGCAGCCGACAAAGCACCGGTCATGTTGCCGTTGAGGCCGAGGTTTTTGGGCCTGAAAATCGGCCGGAACAGGTGCGGGTACCGCTCGGTGTACTCCTGGATGATCGACACCGTGCTGTCGGTTGAGGCGTCGTCGGCAACGATGATCTCGACGGGAAAGTCGGTCTGCTGGGCGACAAAGCTGTCGAACGCCTGGCGCGCGTAGTCCTCCTGATTGTGGGTGGTCGACACGATGCTCACCTTGGGGTTCACCGGAGGTGAGCTTGCTGAAGTTTCGATCACCGCAATGCGCTTTCCCGCGCGGCGAGTACCCGTGCGACGTGATTGTGGGGGACGGCCGCGGCCATATGGT
Protein-coding regions in this window:
- a CDS encoding glycosyltransferase, coding for METSASSPPVNPKVSIVSTTHNQEDYARQAFDSFVAQQTDFPVEIIVADDASTDSTVSIIQEYTERYPHLFRPIFRPKNLGLNGNMTGALSAARGEYVALCESDDYWIDPLKLSKQVAFLDQHPETAVCFHPVRVIWEDGYAEDSTFPPVRKRGNLSLDALILMNFIQTNSAMYRRLDRYDDIPADVMPLDWYLHVRHAAHGEIAMLPETMAVYRRHAQGMWHNQVADPAKFWLTQGPGHAATFDAMLDLFPNDPAREELIGIMADWVLHQISTVAGPEGQAVLQDTIAQHPRIAMLAMQHRWATPGQRLKTQWRKLAAAIPSRRSLVDVWPSRTVADFGSALITRT